The proteins below come from a single Corylus avellana chromosome ca3, CavTom2PMs-1.0 genomic window:
- the LOC132175590 gene encoding kinetochore protein SPC25 homolog, which produces MGTQAEGTVRTNMESLRLICDREIPIQQQKMDALLASFRKSLESIRARAQETVQNQGKLGELKAKLREAEDEMVKALAVKTRKEAKRMAIMDSISAQKGRVEELKRSVQEQKARRNQHAATISQHTLALAASERKSNEEVECKGETQEAISWYNRVLGFHVEGGPGVKFTFKNINLKNPDEEYSFTIRYAYDTYTLLNCDPHLNDTKELIHELNKTNGLFKFVRIMREKFQEAVAQGFLPQLTTHHQESSTISMSAPSLSVSTDKSESSVVENDHQVKWGEGNRHSKKAHHARVIPDVLSPGSASSLRRSPRFKVKK; this is translated from the exons ATGGGGACCCAAGCGGAGGGCACTGTACGGACGAATATGGAGTCGCTGCGATTGATCTGTGACAGAGAAATACCGATTCAGCAGCAGAAGATGGACGCTTTATTGGCGTCGTTTCGGAAGTCCCTGGAATCGATCAGGGCCAGAGCACAGGAAACCGTCCAAAATCAAG GGAAACTGGGGGAGCTTAAAGCTAAGCTGAGAGAGGCGGAGGATGAGATGGTGAAAGCTCTAGCAG TGAAGACCCGTAAAGAGGCCAAGCGGATGGCGATAATGGACTCTATTTCTGCTCAAAAAGGTAGAGTAGAAGAGCTTAAAAGAAGCGTGCAAGAGCAGAAGGCTAGGAGGAATCAACATGCCGCCACTATATCTCAACATACTCTAG CTTTGGCAGCAtctgaaagaaaaagtaatgaaGAAGTTGAATGTAAAGGTGAAACACAAGAAGCAATTTCGTGGTACAATAGGGTTCTTGGTTTCCATGTTGAAGGCGGACCTG gGGTAAAATTCACCTTCAAGaacattaatttaaaaaatccaGATGAGGAGTACTCTTTCACCATTCGCTATGCATATGATACTTATACCT TGTTAAATTGTGATCCACACTTGAATGACACCAAAGAGTTGATCCATGAGTTGAACAAAACCAATGGTTTATTCAAATTTGTTAGAATCATGAGAGAAAAGTTTCAAGAAGCTGTGGCACAAG GATTTTTGCCCCAGTTGACAACTCATCATCAAGAGTCTTCCACAATCTCCATGTCTGCTCCATCTTTGTCAGTCTCAACTGACAAAAGCGAATCTTCAGTCGTAGAAAATGACCATCAAGTTAAATGGGGAGAAGGCAATAGACATTCGAAGAAAGCTCACCATGCAAGAGTTATACCGGATGTTCTATCCCCGGGATCAGCATCATCTCTTCGGCGGTCTCCTCGTTTCAAG GTTAAGAAATGA
- the LOC132175166 gene encoding short-chain dehydrogenase TIC 32 B, chloroplastic — protein MKETLRYLAGIAGPSGYGSNSTAEEVTEDCSSFLPSQLTAIVTGATSGIGAETARVLAKRGVRIVIPARDLRRAGAVKEAIQKESPEAEIILLETDLSCLTSVKRFCADFLSLGLPLNILINNAGIFSQNLEFSEDKIEMTFATNYLGHFLLTEMLLERMVETAANTGIQGRIINVTSVIHSWVKNALSFNQMLNPKNYNGTRAYAQSKLANILHVKEMARQLKARNARVTINAVHPGIVKTGIIRAHKGFVTDSLFFIASKLLKSTSQGASTTCLVALSPQMEGVTGRYFADCNESNCSNLANDESEAQNLFKRTCALIYKRLGQPSKDVSSFVNIET, from the exons ATGAAGGAAACGCTGAGATACCTTGCAGGAATTGCAGGCCCAAGTGGCTATGGCTCCAACTCCACCGCCGAAGAAGTCACAGAGGATTGCTCCTCCTTTCTCCCTTCCCAACTCACTGCTATTGTCACTG GGGCGACGTCCGGGATCGGAGCTGAGACGGCGAGAGTGTTAGCGAAGAGAGGAGTGAGGATTGTGATTCCGGCGAGGGATCTGAGGAGGGCAGGTGCAGTGAAGGAGGCAATTCAGAAGGAGAGTCCAGAGGCTGAGATTATTTTGTTGGAGACTGATTTGAGTTGTTTGACTTCTGTCAAGAGATTTTGTGCTGACTTCTTATCACTAGGATTACCCCTTAACATTCTCAT AAACAATGCTGGAATATTCTCTCAGAATTTGGAGTTCTCTGAAGACAAAATTGAGATGACATTTGCTACAAATTACTTAG GACATTTTTTGTTAACAGAAATGCTGTTAGAGAGAATGGTAGAAACAGCAGCCAATACAGGCATCCAAGGAAGAATAATAAATGTTACTTCTGTGATTCACAGCTGGGTCAAGAATGCATTATCCTTCAATCAAATGCTCAATCCAAAGAA TTACAATGGCACTCGAGCATATGCTCAATCAAAGTTGGCAAACATATTACATGTCAAGGAAATGGCAAGACAGTTGAAG GCAAGGAATGCAAGAGTGACTATCAATGCAGTCCATCCGGGCATTGTGAAGACCGGAATTATTAGAGCTCATAAGGGCTTTGTAACAG ATTCTTTGTTCTTCATTGCATCCAAATTACTGAAGTCAACATCTCAG GGTGCATCTACCACATGCCTTGTTGCTCTCAGCCCACAAATGGAAGGGGTGACAGGGAGATACTTTGCAGACTGTAATGAGAGCAACTGCTCAAATCTAGCAAATGATGAATCTGAAGCACAAAACCTATTTAAACGCACTTGTGCTCTGATTTACAAGCGATTAGGTCAACCATCTAAAGATGTATCTTCTTTTGTAAATATAGAGACTTAG